From the genome of Nicotiana sylvestris chromosome 2, ASM39365v2, whole genome shotgun sequence, one region includes:
- the LOC104213359 gene encoding uncharacterized protein isoform X1, whose protein sequence is MKQKRKHHNNQKMEHLLEKAKIIRLKTHNGKYLIASKDEKSVRQSRDGSSANALWSVEIVDNQHYLRLKSCYGKYLTASNVPFLPKVTRSRKVIQTLPKKLSSATEWEAEQDGSLYQIRLKTRYGHFLRPFGGIPPWRNLVTHDVPHRKKSTLWEIDIMETHLVHRRVQSAPNFPQLPKAFSCAFTEHV, encoded by the exons ATGAAACAAAAGAGGAAGCATCACAACAACCAAAAG ATGGAACACTTGTTGGAGAAGGCAAAAATCATTCGTCTCAAAACGCACAACGGCAAATACTTGATAGCAAGCAAAGATGAGAAATCTGTACGCCAAAGCCGTGATGGCTCATCAGCAAATGCACTTTGGTCCGTGGAAATTGTTGATAACCAACATTACCTACGCCTTAAGAGTTGTTATGGCAAGTACTTGACTGCTTCAAATGTTCCATTTCTTCCTAAG GTCACTAGATCAAGAAAGGTCATTCAGACTCTGCCCAAAAAGTTGAGTTCTGCAACAGAATGGGAGGCTGAACAAGATGGATCGTTATATCAAATTCGCCTAAAGACACGATATGGCCATTTCTTGAGACCCTTTGGAGGAATACCCCCATGGAGAAATCTTGTCACCCATGATGTTCCTCATAGAAAGAAATCTACTTTGTGGGAAATTGATATTATGGAGACTCATTTGGTTCATAGAAGGGTTCAATCTGCTCCAAATTTCCCACAACTTCCTAAAGCATTCTCTTGTGCTTTTACCGAGCACGTATAA
- the LOC104213359 gene encoding uncharacterized protein isoform X2 has product MEHLLEKAKIIRLKTHNGKYLIASKDEKSVRQSRDGSSANALWSVEIVDNQHYLRLKSCYGKYLTASNVPFLPKVTRSRKVIQTLPKKLSSATEWEAEQDGSLYQIRLKTRYGHFLRPFGGIPPWRNLVTHDVPHRKKSTLWEIDIMETHLVHRRVQSAPNFPQLPKAFSCAFTEHV; this is encoded by the exons ATGGAACACTTGTTGGAGAAGGCAAAAATCATTCGTCTCAAAACGCACAACGGCAAATACTTGATAGCAAGCAAAGATGAGAAATCTGTACGCCAAAGCCGTGATGGCTCATCAGCAAATGCACTTTGGTCCGTGGAAATTGTTGATAACCAACATTACCTACGCCTTAAGAGTTGTTATGGCAAGTACTTGACTGCTTCAAATGTTCCATTTCTTCCTAAG GTCACTAGATCAAGAAAGGTCATTCAGACTCTGCCCAAAAAGTTGAGTTCTGCAACAGAATGGGAGGCTGAACAAGATGGATCGTTATATCAAATTCGCCTAAAGACACGATATGGCCATTTCTTGAGACCCTTTGGAGGAATACCCCCATGGAGAAATCTTGTCACCCATGATGTTCCTCATAGAAAGAAATCTACTTTGTGGGAAATTGATATTATGGAGACTCATTTGGTTCATAGAAGGGTTCAATCTGCTCCAAATTTCCCACAACTTCCTAAAGCATTCTCTTGTGCTTTTACCGAGCACGTATAA